Proteins from one Monodelphis domestica isolate mMonDom1 chromosome 6, mMonDom1.pri, whole genome shotgun sequence genomic window:
- the LOC103095166 gene encoding olfactory receptor 8K1-like: protein MKYMDKQNETLVTPVTEFILMGVTDRPELQAPLFGVFLLIYVITVGGNLGMIILTKIDGHLQTPMYFFLRHLAFTDLGYSTVIGPKMLVNFVVEKNTISYNWCAIQLASFEIFIISELFILSGMAYDRYVAICKPLLYTVIMSDRVCLALVVIPYLYSIFVSLLLTIEIFILSFCRSNVIRHFYCDSIPLLSILCSDTHELELIILIFSALDLLSSLLIVLVSYVLILVAILKMNSAEGRRKAFSTCGSHLTVVIVFYGTLLFMYLQPKSSHSFETDKMASVFYTLVIPMLNPLIYSLRNKEVKAALKRVLENQCKLHI from the coding sequence ATGAAATACATGGACAAACAGAATGAAACTTTAGTTACCCCAGTGACTGAATTCATTCTCATGGGAGTCACAGATCGCCCGGAGCTCCAGGCCCCACTCTTTGGTGTGTTCCTCCTCATCTATGTCATCACAGTGGGGGGAAATTTGGGCATGATCATTCTAACAAAAATTGATGGTCACCTCCAAACCCCTATGTACTTTTTCCTTAGGCACCTGGCATTTACCGATCTTGGTTATTCCACAGTCATTGGTCCCAAAATGCTTGTCAACTTTGtagtagaaaaaaatacaatttcctACAACTGGTGTGCAATCCAGCTAGCTTCCTTTGAGATATTCATTATCAGTGAGCTTTTCATCCTATCAGGCATGGCCTATGATCGTTATGTGGCTATTTGTAAGCCCCTTCTCTACACAGTCATCATGTCAGACAGAGTATGTTTGGCACTGGTGGTCATCCCCTATTTGTACAGCATTTTTGTGTCATTGCTGCTCAcaattgagatttttattttatccttttgcAGATCCAATGTAATAAGGCATTTCTATTGTGATAGTATTCCCTTATTGTCCATTCTATGTTCTGACACACATGAACTAGAACTAATCATTCTGATCTTTTCTGCTTTAGATTTGCTTTCCTCTCTCCTAATTGTCCTGGTTTCCTATGTGCTTATTCTTGTGGCCATCCTCAAGATGAACTCTGCTGAGGGCAGGCGTAAAGCCTTCTCCACGTGTGGCTCTCATCTCACCGTGGTTATTGTGTTCTATGGGACTCTTCTCTTCATGTACTTGCAGCCCAAGTCCAGCCACTCTTTTGAAACAGACAAGATGGCCTCTGTGTTTTATACACTGGTCATCCCCATGCTTAACCCATTGATCTATAGCTTAAGGAACAAGGAGGTGAAAGCTGCCTTGAAAAGAGTCTTAGAAAATCAATGCAAACTTCATATTTAA
- the LOC100020485 gene encoding olfactory receptor 8K3-like has translation MKASLFLFPDYAPTMEDMIKQNETIGNQVTEFILMGITNRLELQGPLFGVFFLNYLVTALGNIGMIILTSVDSRLQTPMYFFLKHLAFVDLGYSTVIGPKMLVSFIVEKNRISYNGCATQLVFFVTFIISELFILSAMAFDRYVAICKPLLYTVIMSDRVCCILVAIPYVYSIMVSLLVTIKIFNSLFCASNVIRHFYCDSLPLLSIVCSDTSEIELIIMTLSAFNLISSLFIVLVSYMFILVAILKMNSAEGRHKAFSTCGSHLTVVAVFYGTLLFMYLQPQSSHSFDTDKMASVFYTLVIPMLNPLIYSLRNKEVKGACKRFFKKMM, from the coding sequence ATGAAggcttctctttttttatttccagatTATGCTCCTACTATGGAAGATATGATCAAGCAGAATGAAACCATAGGGAATCAAGTGACCGAATTCATTCTCATGGGCATCACAAATCGTCTGGAGCTACAAGGTCCCCTCTTTGGAGTGTTTTTCCTCAACTACCTGGTCACAGCTCTGGGGAACATAGGCATGATTATATTAACCAGTGTTGATTCCCGTCTCCAAACCCCCATGTATTTTTTTCTCAAGCATCTGGCATTTGTTGATCTTGGTTATTCTACAGTAATTGGCCCCAAAATGTTAGTTAGTTTTAtagtggaaaaaaatagaatttcctACAATGGATGTGCAACACAACTAGTTTTCTTTGTGACATTTATCATCAGTGAACTTTTCATCCTGTCAGCTATGGCCTTTGACCGCTATGTGGCTATCTGTAAGCCTCTCCTGTACACAGTCATCATGTCAGATAGAGTGTGCTGCATCTTAGTGGCTATCCCCTATGTATATAGCATCATGGTATCCCTACTGGTTACAATtaagatttttaattcattattctGTGCATCTAATGTAATACGACATTTCTACTGTGACAGTCTTCCTTTACTGTCCATTGTATGCTCAGACACAAGTGAGATTGAACTAATTATCATGACTCTTTCTGCCTTTAATTTGATTTCCTCTCTCTTCATTGTCCTTGTCTCTTACATGTTCATTCTCGTGGCCATCCTCAAGATGAATTCTGCTGAAGGCAGGCACAAAGCATTCTCCACCTGTGGCTCCCATCTCACTGTGGTGGCTGTATTCTATGGAACCCTACTCTTCATGTATTTGCAACCACAATCTAGCCACTCCTTTGATACAGACAAGATGGCCTCCGTGTTTTATACCCTGGTCATCCCCATGCTCAACCCTTTAATCTACAGCttaaggaacaaagaggtgaaagGTGCCTgcaaaagattctttaaaaaaatgatgtaa